From the Leptolyngbya sp. O-77 genome, one window contains:
- a CDS encoding HAD-IC family P-type ATPase, which produces MVVDGVILGDGRAELDESLLTGESELVPKTAGERVYSGSFCVSGTACYEAQKVGKDTFAYQLMAGARAFRNILTPLQREINVVIRVFVLIACFLWILISISFLSQSYSLNDVAQRAAVVAGLVPAGLLLAITLAYGLGAVRMLGQQVLIQQANAVESLSHVEVLCLDKTGTLTTNHLTLEAIYPIDIPEEELRSHLGDFAANLSATNRTSEAIAAVCPGSVRSPIAEVPFSSARKWSAIAFDDGPRPGTYVLGAPEILLKVAPLPANWVSRIRRMTEEGLRVVLLAWSANWAALKETAAVPQMPPDLTPLGLLCFSDQLRPEAYETLKGFRQAGIEVKIISGDNPQTVAALAKQAGLSDQISLISGTELAGLDAAQFDQAAQTHTIFGRITPDQKAALVRALRRSGRYVAMIGDGVNDVLALKQAHLAIAMESGSKATRGVADIVLLRDSFAALPHAFLEGQRIRSGIQDVMKLFLVRVFCVTLLIFATAIVTDSFPLENKQSAVVTLIGVGLPTIFIPVWAKPAPTPRGGLVRSMLHFVVPATLSLTLVSLLVYLFFLVSAVLDLPPFQGTPPGRLFPCPAVPW; this is translated from the coding sequence GTGGTGGTGGATGGGGTGATTTTGGGCGACGGCCGTGCAGAGCTAGACGAGTCGCTGCTGACGGGTGAATCAGAACTCGTTCCTAAAACTGCGGGCGAACGGGTCTATTCCGGCAGCTTTTGCGTCAGCGGGACAGCCTGCTACGAGGCGCAGAAAGTTGGCAAGGACACCTTTGCCTATCAGCTAATGGCGGGGGCGCGGGCGTTTCGCAATATCCTGACCCCGCTCCAGCGTGAAATTAATGTCGTGATTCGCGTGTTCGTGCTGATTGCCTGCTTTTTGTGGATTTTGATCAGCATTAGCTTTCTCAGCCAGTCTTATTCGCTCAACGACGTGGCGCAGCGGGCGGCCGTGGTGGCAGGGCTAGTTCCCGCAGGGCTGCTGCTGGCCATCACGCTGGCCTACGGGCTGGGAGCAGTGCGGATGCTGGGTCAGCAGGTGTTGATTCAGCAGGCGAATGCAGTGGAGTCGCTGAGCCATGTGGAGGTGCTGTGTCTGGACAAAACAGGGACGCTGACGACCAATCACTTGACGCTGGAAGCGATCTATCCCATTGATATTCCAGAGGAAGAACTGCGATCGCACTTGGGCGACTTTGCCGCCAACCTCAGCGCTACGAACCGCACCAGCGAGGCGATCGCCGCTGTTTGTCCTGGTTCCGTGCGATCGCCCATTGCCGAAGTGCCCTTTTCCTCGGCGCGAAAATGGAGTGCGATCGCCTTTGACGACGGCCCGCGTCCCGGAACCTACGTGCTGGGTGCGCCCGAAATTCTCCTGAAAGTCGCGCCCCTGCCCGCCAACTGGGTCAGCCGGATACGGCGCATGACAGAAGAAGGACTGCGGGTGGTGCTGCTGGCCTGGAGTGCCAACTGGGCAGCGCTCAAGGAAACCGCCGCCGTCCCCCAGATGCCGCCCGACCTCACGCCGCTGGGATTACTCTGCTTTAGCGACCAGTTGCGACCAGAGGCCTACGAAACGCTCAAGGGCTTCCGGCAGGCGGGGATCGAGGTGAAAATTATCTCTGGCGACAACCCCCAGACCGTCGCCGCCTTGGCTAAGCAGGCAGGACTGAGCGACCAAATCTCGCTCATTTCCGGCACAGAATTGGCCGGCCTCGATGCTGCCCAGTTTGACCAGGCTGCTCAGACGCACACCATTTTTGGACGCATCACGCCCGACCAAAAGGCCGCTCTGGTGAGGGCGCTGAGAAGGTCGGGTCGCTACGTTGCGATGATCGGCGATGGCGTAAACGACGTGCTGGCGCTGAAGCAGGCCCATCTGGCGATCGCTATGGAAAGCGGCAGCAAGGCCACGCGCGGGGTCGCCGACATCGTGCTGCTGCGGGACTCTTTTGCCGCACTGCCCCATGCGTTTCTGGAGGGACAGCGGATTCGCAGCGGCATCCAGGACGTGATGAAGCTATTCCTGGTGCGCGTGTTTTGCGTTACGCTGCTGATCTTTGCTACGGCCATCGTCACCGACAGTTTCCCCCTCGAAAACAAGCAAAGCGCAGTGGTAACGCTGATCGGCGTGGGGCTGCCGACAATCTTTATCCCTGTCTGGGCCAAGCCTGCGCCCACGCCACGCGGCGGACTGGTGCGCTCGATGCTGCATTTTGTTGTGCCTGCCACCCTCAGCCTGACGCTGGTGTCGCTGCTGGTGTACCTGTTTTTCCTGGTCAGCGCTGTGCTGGATTTGCCGCCGTTTCAGGGAACTCCGCCAGGTCGATTATTCCCCTGCCCCGCAGTGCCCTGGTGA
- a CDS encoding hemolysin family protein yields MSVQAVMVPRISITALPQDASFQDLLNAVAETGHSRYPVIGDSLDDILGIIYFKELAAPLVQGQITLESPITPWVRPAQFVPENLELSELLQLMQRSRQALVMVVDEFGGTAGLVTLKDLASEIIGYPDEPDTPEEEPMIQQLDERTTLVQAQMTLEEVNEALDLDLPILDDYQTLGGFLIHQLQKIPVQGDSLRYGDLHLTVTSAAGPPIAPDSHRAIARPRLSLFLHNLSRCQCVIHNPPTPNLLH; encoded by the coding sequence GTGTCTGTGCAGGCGGTCATGGTGCCCCGCATCAGCATCACGGCGCTGCCCCAGGATGCCTCTTTTCAAGACTTGCTGAATGCCGTGGCGGAAACGGGGCACTCTCGCTATCCCGTGATTGGCGACTCGCTGGATGACATCCTGGGCATTATCTATTTCAAAGAGTTGGCGGCTCCGCTGGTGCAGGGACAAATCACGCTCGAAAGCCCGATTACGCCGTGGGTGCGCCCGGCCCAGTTTGTACCCGAAAACCTGGAACTCAGTGAGCTATTGCAACTGATGCAGCGATCGCGCCAGGCCCTGGTCATGGTCGTCGATGAGTTTGGCGGCACAGCTGGACTGGTGACGCTGAAGGATCTGGCCTCAGAGATTATTGGCTATCCTGACGAGCCAGACACTCCCGAAGAGGAGCCGATGATCCAGCAGTTGGATGAACGAACGACGCTGGTGCAGGCGCAGATGACCCTCGAAGAGGTGAACGAAGCACTCGACCTCGATCTGCCGATTCTAGACGACTACCAAACGCTAGGTGGCTTTTTGATTCACCAATTGCAAAAAATCCCCGTGCAGGGCGACAGCCTCCGCTACGGCGATTTGCACCTGACGGTAACCTCGGCGGCCGGCCCCCCGATTGCACCAGATTCGCATCGAGCGATCGCCCGTCCCAGACTCAGCCTCTTCCTCCACAACCTCAGCCGATGCCAATGCGTCATCCATAACCCCCCAACCCCTAACTTGCTACACTAG
- a CDS encoding CNNM domain-containing protein: protein MIPLAALVVALSAAQPLTTSGVMLRLLAVLSLIAINAFFVAAEFSIVSVRQSRISQLVMAGDVQARTVQDLQRSLEKLLSTAQLGITLSSLALGWIGEKTVAVLLQAGLSRLPLGATGQLAISHSVGILASFLLIAYLQIVLGELCPKALALLYPEQLSRFSGARRVWRSPRFF from the coding sequence ATGATTCCCCTTGCTGCTTTGGTTGTTGCGCTCAGCGCTGCCCAGCCCCTCACGACCTCTGGCGTGATGTTAAGACTTCTGGCGGTTCTGTCGCTGATTGCCATCAATGCATTTTTTGTGGCAGCAGAATTTTCCATCGTGTCCGTGCGGCAGTCGCGCATCAGCCAGTTGGTCATGGCGGGTGATGTGCAGGCTAGAACCGTGCAGGATTTGCAGCGCAGTCTAGAAAAGCTGCTGTCTACTGCCCAGTTGGGCATTACCTTATCCAGTTTGGCGCTGGGTTGGATTGGGGAAAAAACGGTAGCCGTGCTGCTGCAAGCCGGACTCAGCCGCTTGCCGCTGGGCGCGACGGGGCAACTGGCGATTTCTCACTCTGTGGGCATTCTGGCATCCTTTTTGCTGATTGCCTATTTGCAAATTGTGCTGGGGGAACTCTGTCCTAAGGCACTGGCGCTGCTCTATCCAGAGCAACTGTCTCGATTTTCTGGGGCCCGCCGAGTCTGGCGATCGCCCCGCTTTTTTTAA
- the pyrE gene encoding orotate phosphoribosyltransferase has protein sequence MATCDLPTLRQSVLDLFCEAAYKEGEFTLSSGQTSRYYINGKLVTLHPWGGLACGRLLLAQVPAAAVAVAGLTLGADPLVTATSVVGAYEGRSLAALIVRKEAKGHGTQAYIEGPVLPSGSPVVVLEDVVTTGQSALKAVDRLRDAGYAVNHIISLVDRHQGAADLYYQEGLGFQAIFSITEIQSRWAALQRAGEG, from the coding sequence GTGGCCACCTGCGACCTGCCTACGCTGCGCCAGTCGGTGCTGGATTTATTTTGCGAGGCGGCGTACAAGGAAGGCGAGTTTACCCTGTCCTCTGGGCAGACGAGCCGCTACTACATCAATGGCAAGCTGGTGACGCTGCATCCGTGGGGTGGGTTGGCCTGTGGACGGCTGCTGCTGGCCCAGGTTCCGGCGGCGGCGGTGGCGGTGGCGGGGCTGACGCTGGGGGCCGATCCGCTGGTGACGGCGACGAGCGTGGTGGGGGCCTATGAGGGGCGATCGCTCGCCGCGCTGATCGTCCGCAAAGAGGCGAAGGGCCACGGCACCCAGGCTTATATTGAAGGGCCGGTTTTGCCGTCGGGTAGCCCGGTAGTGGTGCTAGAAGACGTGGTGACCACAGGACAATCGGCGCTCAAAGCGGTCGATCGTCTGCGCGATGCCGGGTATGCGGTGAACCATATTATTTCCCTAGTCGATCGCCATCAGGGCGCAGCAGACTTGTATTACCAAGAGGGGCTGGGCTTTCAGGCGATTTTTTCGATTACCGAGATCCAGTCTCGCTGGGCAGCGCTGCAACGAGCGGGTGAGGGATAA
- a CDS encoding zinc-dependent alcohol dehydrogenase, whose translation MLAAVLYGQEDLRLEQQAPPAPGPGEVLLRVTAATTCGTDLKVWRRGGHAKMLRPPTRFGHEGAGHIAALGDGVTGWRVGDRVVANNSAPCMGCFFCQKQEYSLCTNLVFNNGTFAEFLTIPAPIVQHNLLPIPEGMSDAIAAMTEPLACVLHGLSRSNIQPGDRVVILGDGAIGLMFVAALSLGYGVGGERGERRKERKTKNEKRNLFVLRSSLFPHANTPTLLAKSSSSAVAPHGSRSARRLGHRRGSTIAWWRMCLGW comes from the coding sequence ATGCTGGCAGCCGTCCTCTATGGTCAGGAAGACCTGCGCCTGGAGCAGCAAGCCCCACCCGCGCCGGGGCCAGGAGAGGTGCTGCTGCGGGTGACGGCGGCAACGACCTGCGGCACGGATCTCAAGGTGTGGCGGCGGGGTGGCCATGCCAAGATGCTGAGGCCGCCGACTCGCTTTGGGCACGAGGGCGCTGGGCATATCGCGGCGCTGGGCGACGGGGTGACGGGCTGGCGGGTGGGCGATCGCGTCGTGGCAAACAACTCTGCGCCCTGCATGGGCTGCTTTTTTTGCCAAAAGCAGGAATATTCGCTCTGCACTAATCTGGTGTTTAACAACGGCACGTTTGCAGAGTTTTTGACCATTCCCGCGCCCATTGTGCAGCACAATCTCTTGCCAATTCCTGAAGGCATGTCCGATGCGATCGCCGCGATGACAGAACCCCTGGCTTGCGTGCTGCACGGGCTGTCCCGCTCGAATATCCAGCCGGGCGATCGCGTCGTAATCCTGGGCGACGGGGCGATTGGGCTGATGTTTGTGGCAGCGCTGTCGCTGGGCTATGGCGTTGGGGGGGAGAGGGGGGAGAGGCGGAAAGAACGAAAAACGAAGAACGAAAAACGGAACCTCTTCGTTCTTCGTTCTTCTCTCTTCCCTCACGCCAACACGCCAACACTCCTTGCGAAATCTTCCTCTTCGGCGGTAGCCCCACACGGCTCCAGGTCGGCGAGGCGTTTGGGGCATCGCAGGGGTTCAACCATCGCCTGGTGGCGGATGTGCCTGGGCTGGTGA
- a CDS encoding zinc-binding dehydrogenase, with the protein MFLFGGSPTRLQVGEAFGASQGFNHRLVADVPGLVKLLTEGWGADVVIEATGVPSVWEQAIACVRPGGTVNLFGGCPRDTTITVSTEQLHYSELTLKGVFHSTPRHVRDALAMLAAGDRPFEKLISDERPLKDLQQTFYDMRDRTVIKVAMRP; encoded by the coding sequence ATCTTCCTCTTCGGCGGTAGCCCCACACGGCTCCAGGTCGGCGAGGCGTTTGGGGCATCGCAGGGGTTCAACCATCGCCTGGTGGCGGATGTGCCTGGGCTGGTGAAGTTGCTGACAGAGGGCTGGGGCGCGGATGTGGTCATCGAAGCGACGGGAGTGCCCAGCGTGTGGGAACAGGCGATCGCCTGTGTGCGCCCAGGGGGAACCGTGAATCTGTTTGGCGGCTGCCCACGGGACACCACGATTACCGTCAGCACTGAGCAACTGCACTACAGCGAACTGACGCTGAAGGGAGTCTTTCACAGCACGCCGCGCCACGTTCGCGATGCGCTGGCGATGCTGGCGGCGGGCGATCGCCCCTTTGAAAAGCTGATCAGCGACGAGCGGCCGCTGAAGGACTTGCAACAGACTTTTTACGATATGCGCGATCGCACTGTGATCAAAGTCGCTATGCGCCCCTAA
- the chlP gene encoding geranylgeranyl reductase → MALRVAVVGSGPAGSSAAETLAKAGIETYLIERKLDNAKPCGGAIPLCMVGEFDLPPEIIDRRVRKMKMISPSNIEVNIGSTLKDDEYIGMCRREVLDGFLRDRAAKLGAKLINGTVYGLDLPKTSSDPYTLHYADHSNGSVEGTAQTLQVDLVIGADGANSRVAKAIDAGDYNYAIAFQERIRLPQDKMAYYHELAEMYVGDDVSPDFYAWVFPKYDHVAVGTGTMKVNKSRIKDLQAGIRQRAAAKLEGGEIIKVEAHPIPEHPRPRRVVGRVALVGDAAGYVTKSSGEGIYFAAKSGRMCAETIVELSNKGQRIPTEDDLKVYIKRWDKAYGATYLVLDLLQRVFYRSDATREAFVEMCADIDVQKLTFDSYLYKTVVPANPLTQLKITAKTIGSLLRGNALAP, encoded by the coding sequence TTGGCTCTACGGGTTGCTGTCGTTGGTTCCGGGCCGGCAGGTTCTTCCGCTGCCGAGACCCTAGCAAAAGCAGGTATCGAAACTTATCTCATTGAACGCAAGTTAGACAACGCAAAACCCTGCGGGGGGGCGATTCCGCTCTGCATGGTAGGCGAATTTGACCTGCCGCCAGAAATTATCGATCGCCGCGTCCGCAAGATGAAAATGATCTCGCCCTCCAATATCGAGGTCAACATCGGCAGCACACTCAAGGATGACGAATATATCGGCATGTGTCGCCGCGAAGTGCTGGATGGCTTTTTGCGCGATCGCGCTGCCAAACTCGGCGCAAAGCTAATCAACGGCACTGTCTATGGATTGGATCTGCCGAAAACCAGCAGCGACCCCTACACCCTCCACTACGCCGACCACTCCAACGGCAGCGTGGAGGGCACTGCCCAAACCCTGCAAGTTGACCTGGTGATCGGTGCAGACGGCGCAAACTCTCGCGTTGCCAAAGCCATTGATGCGGGGGACTATAACTATGCGATCGCCTTCCAGGAGCGTATTCGCCTGCCCCAAGACAAAATGGCGTATTACCACGAGCTAGCCGAAATGTATGTCGGCGATGACGTGTCGCCTGACTTCTACGCCTGGGTCTTCCCGAAATACGACCACGTTGCCGTTGGCACGGGCACGATGAAGGTGAACAAGTCCCGCATCAAAGATTTGCAAGCGGGCATTCGCCAACGCGCCGCAGCCAAGCTAGAAGGCGGCGAAATCATCAAAGTCGAAGCGCACCCCATTCCCGAACATCCCCGCCCCCGCCGGGTGGTGGGCCGTGTGGCGCTGGTGGGCGATGCTGCTGGCTATGTCACCAAGTCCTCCGGCGAAGGCATCTACTTTGCGGCCAAGTCGGGCCGCATGTGCGCCGAAACGATTGTGGAACTGTCTAACAAGGGTCAGCGCATTCCCACGGAAGATGACCTCAAGGTTTACATCAAGCGCTGGGACAAAGCCTACGGTGCAACGTACCTGGTGTTGGATTTGCTTCAGCGCGTGTTTTATCGCTCCGATGCGACCCGCGAAGCCTTTGTGGAAATGTGTGCTGACATCGACGTGCAAAAGCTGACCTTCGACAGCTACTTGTACAAGACAGTCGTGCCCGCCAACCCACTGACGCAGCTTAAGATTACCGCCAAAACCATCGGCAGTCTCCTGCGCGGCAACGCCTTGGCTCCCTAA
- a CDS encoding cobyrinic acid a,c-diamide synthase → MAKPRPPRRNGFYRDGTAGSILNKLPPEAKIWVESLPWHQRRYVLSLCHLMCAASPEVQAEFLDDYTADGLVSRKLEDKETEQRVRDYLKEFRIATELDAGMLRRYIRQFYVHSAQDARRQPDLYLESALRLVFSTEERNNVFSYVLGFELLKMMFRMSWYQHEKLYRLQRNQDEFIATYIKPIQYAHRVNSIVVPKDEGVFFARRNYFVQEPEIPEKRLVELVMATFTTDVVSNFGFSLMRHPNSLIFDYDHIFDLEQDVIFDLNATE, encoded by the coding sequence ATGGCAAAACCCCGACCTCCCCGACGCAACGGTTTTTATCGAGACGGCACAGCCGGGAGCATTCTCAACAAGCTGCCGCCTGAGGCAAAGATTTGGGTAGAAAGCCTGCCCTGGCATCAGCGACGCTATGTGCTGTCACTATGTCATTTAATGTGTGCAGCGTCGCCAGAGGTGCAGGCAGAGTTTCTCGATGACTACACCGCCGATGGGCTGGTGTCGCGCAAGCTGGAGGACAAAGAAACCGAGCAGCGCGTGCGGGATTATCTCAAAGAATTTCGCATCGCCACCGAGCTAGATGCAGGAATGCTGCGGCGCTACATTCGTCAGTTTTATGTACATTCCGCCCAGGATGCGCGGCGACAGCCAGATTTATACCTGGAATCGGCGCTGCGGCTGGTGTTCAGCACGGAGGAGCGTAACAACGTGTTCAGCTATGTGCTGGGCTTTGAGCTGCTAAAGATGATGTTTCGCATGAGCTGGTATCAGCATGAAAAGCTGTATCGCCTCCAGCGCAACCAGGACGAATTTATTGCCACTTATATTAAGCCGATTCAATACGCCCATCGGGTCAATAGTATCGTCGTGCCCAAGGATGAGGGCGTATTTTTTGCACGGCGAAATTACTTTGTACAGGAACCAGAAATTCCCGAAAAGCGGCTGGTTGAACTGGTGATGGCGACGTTTACGACTGATGTCGTCTCGAACTTTGGCTTTTCGCTGATGCGCCACCCGAATTCACTCATTTTTGACTACGACCACATTTTTGATCTGGAACAGGATGTGATTTTTGATCTGAACGCGACGGAGTAG